In Candidatus Manganitrophus morganii, the genomic window TCCCGCCCCCGCGCGGCTGACGACCAGATCGGCTTCTGAGTAGACGGCGGCCATGTCGTGGATGAACGGCTCGACGCGGGCCGAGAGTCCGGAGCGCTCGTAAGCTTCCTTAACCTCTTCCCAATCACGTTTGCCGGTCTGATGGATGATCTGAAACGATCCTTTTTCTTGCCCCAAATGAGGAAGGGCCGCGACCATCGCCCGGTTGATCGATTGCGCCCCCTGGCTCCCCCCCAGGATCAGGAGGGTCTTCTTGTCGGACCGGGTGGTCGATTTTGATTGAACGATCTCCGGCCGGACCGGAACACCGGCGCGCAGAAAGCGGTTTGTCCGAAGATAGGCGCGCGTCTCCTCAAAGGCGATCACCGCCAGATCGACCCAGGGGGCAACCAGCTTATTGGCCAACCCCGGCACCAAGTTCGGCTCTAAGATGACCCGTTTGATCTTCAGCAAGACCGCCGCCAGCAAGACCGGCCCCGCGGCATACCCGCCGATCCCGATGACCAATTGCGGAGAGAAATCCCTCAGAATCGAAATCGACTGGATTAACCCCACCGGTACAAGGAAAAGGGATTTGAGCCGGCCGGTAATCCCTTTTCCGACGAATCCCTTCGCCGAAATCGCGGCAAATAAGAATCCTTTCTCGGGAAGGAGCTTCGCTTCCATCCCCTGCGCGGTTCCGACAAAGAGAACCTTGGCGTTCGACTCAATCTTCTGAAAGGTCTGCGCCAGGGCGATCCCCGGGTAGAGATGGCCGCCGGTTCCTCCCCCCGCAATCACCACCCTCATGCCCGTCCCCCTTCCGCTGCAAGTCCTCTCGCGCCGGTCCTCGCCCGATAAGGGGCGGCGCTCCGCGAAACATTGTAGAGGAGCCCCATCGCCACCCAGTTCATTAAAAGAGAAGAACCGCCATAACTCACGAAGGGAAGGGCCAATCCCTTGGTCGGGAGAAGCCCGGTCACCACCCCCATGTTCATCAGCGCCGGCAGGGTCATCATCAGGGTTGTTCCCATCGCCAGCATCCGGTGGAAGGGATCTTCGACCGACCAGGCGATCCGGGTTCCTTTCCACAAAAGAAAGACATAGAGAAGGAGAAGCGAGAGGGTTCCGATCAACCCCAGCTCCTCCCCGATCAGGGCGAAGATAAAATCGGTGTGCGGTTCGGGAAGAAAGAAGAGCTTCTGCCGCCCCTCCCCCAATCCGTTCCCGAAGATCCCGCCGCTTCCCAACGCGAGGTACGATTGGATCATCTGGAAGCCGCTCGCCGACGGATCGCTCCAGGGATTCAGATACGACATCACCCGCTCCCGCCGATAAGGGGTCTTGAAAATCCAGTAGAGGACCAGTGGAATCATCAGCAGCCCCAGCGACGCCAGGTGTTTGAACGACACCCCGCCTAGAAAGAGGAGGAGCGTCGCGAGAGCGAGGATCGTCACGGTCATTCCGAGATCGGGCTCCACCAAAATCAAGGCAACCTGTAGACCGATGACGACCAGCGCCGGCGCCAGCCCCTCTAAGAAATCGCGAATCCGATCCCCCTTCTTGACCACATAGTGACTCAGATAAATGACGGTGAAGAGCTTGGCCGCCTCGGAAGGCTGAAAAGCGGCCGGCCCCAGCCGGATCCATCTGCGGGAGCCGTTGACTTCAGACCCGATCCCGGGGAGAAGCACCGCAATCAGCAAGGCGAAAACAACAATGGTCATCGGAGCGACCCAATCCCGTAGATGATCGAGCGGGATGCGTGAAACGATTAAGAAAGAAAAAAAGGCAATCCCCATCCAAAGGAATTGTCTCTTCAGGAAAAAGGCGGAGTCTTGATAGTTTTTCCCCGCCAGAATACCGCTGGCGCTGTAGATCATCACCAACCCAACAACGCCTAAGAAAAGGGCAATCATCAGCAGAAGGCGGTCGCCGGGGGTGCGGCGCCTCCGCACGGCTTTCAGATTCCTTTCAGATTGCGGAATAGAGGCGAAAAGAGAATGACTTTCTATGTCCGCTCTTTTTCTTGCACTCACGACGGCAGTCCCTCCACCGCTTGCCTGAAGACCTCGCCCCGATGCCGATAGTCCCGGAACATGTCAAAACTCGCGCAGCCGGGGGAGAGAAGGACGATTTCGCCCGCCGCCGCGGAGGCGGCGGCCCGCTCGACCGCCTGCTCCATCGACCCGGCCCGTTCCACCGCGGGATGATCCGAAAAACAGCGGGCGATCTTCTCCTGCGCCTCTCCCAGCAAGATCAGCCGCTTCACCTTCTTTAACATCAACTCCCGCATCGGGGTGAAGTCGCTCTCCTTGTCCTTCCCCCCGGCGATCAGGATCACCGGAACGGTCAATCCCTCGATCGATTTGATCACCGCCCCGACGTTCGTCCCCTTCGAATCATTGATGTATTTGACCCCGCGCACCTCCCGGACCAGTTCCATTCGATGCGGAAGTCCCTTAAAATTCATCAGCGCCTGTCGAATCCCCTCGGGGGAGCAACCGCAGAGAAGGGTGACGGCAATGGCGGCCATGGCGTTCTCGATATTGTGAGACCCTTTGATCTTCAGGGACTCCACCCGAATCACCGGATCGGGCTCTCCCCAGAGGTTGGAGACGATCTCCCCCTCCCGCCAATGAAGATAGACCCCCCGCTTCGGGATCACCAGCCGGCTGAAAGAGACCGCCGAACCGCTCAACGTCGGCGGCATCGTGGCCGGATCATCTTGATTGAGGACCGCATAATCCCCCTCCGATTGATTCTCGAAGAGCCGCCACTTCGCCGCCTGGTACGACTGAAAGTCGGGATAACGGTCGAGGTGATCGGGGGTGACGTTCAACAGGGCGGCGATCCGGGGCCGGAAGGTTTGGATCGTCTCCAACTGAAAAGAGCTCAACTCCGCCACGATGAAATCCCACGTTCCGGCGACCGCCTCCGACAGCGGCGTTCCCAGATTCCCGCCGACGAAAACCTTCCACCCCCATCCCTTGAGGATCTCTCCGACGAGGGTGGTGGTGGTGCTCTTTCCGTTCGTCCCGGTGATCGCAATGATCGGCGCCGAGAGGGCCGAAAGGAAGGTCGAGGCAAGCTCAATCTCCCCGATGACCGGGACGCGGCGCGCCTGGAGTTCCTTTAACGGGAGGGTTTTCAATGGAACCCCGGGGCTCAGAACAACCAACTCGGAGGAGAGGAGATCTTCCTCGCGTCGGCCGCCGAGGCGGAAGTGGAGAGAGCCGGCCTCCCGGCCTCCCTGGGAGAGAGAGGAGAGAGAAGACGGGACCGCTTTTTGACGATCGTCGACGACGAGCACGTCGGCCCCCTCGCGGACCAAAAGAGAGGCGGCGGCCATTCCGCTGGCTCCCATCCCGACGACTGTGACCCGCTTTCCTTTAAATGACTCCTTCAATGCAACCCCGTTACGCGTCATCACTCGTTCCGTCCGCCGAAGGCCGATCGCCGAGAAAATAGAGCGGCCGCTCGAAGAGGGGATACTACCTCAGCTTGAGGGTACTTAAACTCAACAAGGCTAAAATGATCGAGACGATCCAAAACCGGACGACGATCTTCGGCTCCTTCCACCCCTTCAGCTCGAAGTGATGGTGAATCGGCGCCATCAGAAAGACCCGCTTCCCGCTCGATTTGAATGACGCGACCTGGAAGATCACCGAAAGCGCCTCCATGACAAAGATGCCGCCGACCAGCGCAAGCAGCAGCTCGTGCTTCGAAATCACCGCCACCGTCCCCAGCGCGCCGCCGAGGGGGAGCGAGCCGACGTCCCCCATAAAAATTGACGCCGGATAGGCGTTGTACCAGAGAAAGCCGAGGCTCGCCCCGATCATCGCGCCGCAGAAGACCGACAGCTCCCCCGCCCCCTCGATGTATGGAATCAGAAGATACTCCGAAAAGGTCTTGTGGCCGGTCACATAGGCGACAATCGTGTACGCGACCGCCGTCACCGTAATCGGCCCGATCACCAGCCCGTCCAAACCGTCGGTCAGGTTCACCGCGTTCGAGGCCCCGACGATCACCAAGATCGCGAAGGGAATGTAGAGCGCCCCCAGATCGGGGGTGATATTCTTGAAAAAGGGAACCGAGAGAATCGGGGAGTAGGCGGCGGAGCGATAAACCCCCAGGGCGATAATCAGCGCGACCAGGATCTGCAAGCTGAATTTGTAGCGGGGAAGGAGCCCCTTGGTGTTTTTTCGAATACATTTCAGATAGTCATCCATAAACCCGATGGCGCCGAACCCCATCGTTGCAGTCAGCACCAGCCAAACATATCGATTCGTCAGATCGGCCCAGAGAAGCGTCGAACCGACCATCGCGATGAGGATCAGGATCCCTCCCATCGTCGGGGTCCCCGATTTGCTCATGTGCGATTTCGGCCCGTCGCTCCGGATCTGCTGGCCGATTTGATACCGGCGTAGAAACTCGGTGACCACCTCCCCGATCAGAAACGAAATCACCAAGGCGGTCACGATGGCATAAATCGTCCGGAAAGTGATGTATCGAAAAACGTTAAAGAACGAATAGGTCGTATGGAGCGGATAGAGGAGATGATAGAGCATTAACCTTTTCCCCTCTCCTGAGGGAGGGTCTCCGCCCGCTTTCCCCGATCCGATCGCTCGACCCCGAGCCACGCCAGGACCGTTTCCATCCGCATTCCGCGCGATCCTTTAATCAACAACACATCCCCTTTCCGAACAGAAGACAAAAACACTTTTTGAAGCGACGGAAGATCGGCATGCGCCGAAATCTTCTCGCCGGCCATTCCCGCCTGACTCGCCCCCTCCGCCATCGCCCCGGCCCATCGACCGACGGCGATCAACAGATCGATCCCGTTTTGTGCCGCCGCCTCTCCGATCCCTCGGTGGGCCGCCTCTGAAAAGGTTCCCAGCTCGAGCATGTCGCCAAGCAGCGCAATCTTCCGGGAGGAACCCCCCACCCGCCTCGGAAAGGCGGCGAGCATTTCGATGGCCGCCTTCATCGAGGCCGGATTGGCATTATAAGCATCAAGGAGGATCGTTTTTCCCTCCACCTCCAGCACCTCCGCCCGGAGCGCCACCGGCCGAAAGGCGGCGAGCCCCTCGCGAATCTCCTCCAGCCGGTACCCCAACGCGCAGGCGACCGCGGCCGCGCCGAGCGCGTTCGCCACCTGATGCCGCCCCGAGGTCGCCAGATGAATTCTCCCCGCCTCCCCGGTCCGGCGAAGCGTCAGGAGAAAACCGATTTCCGCCCCCTCGGGCCGGATCTCGGTCGCCGTCACATCGGCCGGCGCATCGAGCGCAAAGGTCCATTTCCGGGTGGGCGCTTTATTCCCCAGGCTATTAGAGAGCCGATTCTCCCAGGGAGCCAGATGCGGATCGTTGAGGTTGATGATCGCTGTGCCGTCGGGACGAACCGCTTCGAACAACGATCCCTTCTCCTCGGCCACCCCTTCGATGCTTCCCAGGAACTCCAGGTGGGCCGGGCCGATGTTGGTAATCAAACCGACGGTCGGCCGAGCGATCTCGCAGAGGCGCCGCATCTCCCCCTTGAGGCTGATTCCGATCTCCAGGACCGCCGCCCGATGGCTTGCGTCGAGACGAAGAAGGGAAAGGGGAAGACCGAGGTGATTGTTGAGATTCCCTTCCGTCTTTAAGACCGGCCCTCTCCGGGAGAGGATGGCGGCAATCATCTCTTTCGTCGTCGTCTTCCCGTTGCTCCCCGTCACCCCGATCAACGGAACGTCGAATCGCATCCGGTGCCAGGTCGCCAACGCCTGAAGCGCCGTAAGGGGATCATCTACCAGGGTCAAAAAATGGCGATCGAGAAGCGGCCGCCAAGCCACTTCCCGAGCCTGAAATTCGGGGCGTGAAACAATGGCGCCCGAGGCCCCCTGCTCCAACGCCTGCGCCACAAAGTCATGTCCGTCGAACCGCGGCCCTTTGACGGCAACAAAAAGGTCGCCCGGACGGAGCGTGCGGGTATCGATTGAGACGCCGGTCACCTCCACCGAGGCGTTCCCCCGCCGCTCGCCGCCGCTTCCAATCGTAATTTCCTCAACGCTCCACACGACCTGCTCCTGAACCTTCATTCTCGTCCCACCCTGGCGGTCAGCGCGGTCCGGGCGACTTCTCGATCGTCAATACGAAGGCGCTCACTCCCGATGATCTGATAATCTTCGTGGCCCTTTCCGGCGATCACGACCGCGTCCCCCTCGGCGGCGAGACGGACAGCCCGCTCGATCGCCTCGCGCCGATCGGGAATAACCTGATACTCCACAGAGGAGTCGGCCGATCGAAGCCCGGCCTCGATTTCTTGAATGATCGCCATCGGCGGCTCGCTCCTCGGATTGTCGGAGGTCAGCACCGTCACATCGCTGTGGCGGGCCGAAACCGCCCCCATCTTCGGCCGCTTTCCCCGATCGCGGTCGCCGCCGCAGCCGAAAACAGTGATGATCCGGCGGGGCTGCAGGTCCGACACCGCCTGGAGCAGTCGATCGAGCGCATCTTCGGTGTGCGCATAATCGACAATGACCAGAAACGGCTGGCCGGCGTCGATTTTCTCGAACCGCCCCGGCACCCCGGCCATCACCGCCACACCGGCGATGATCGACTCTTTTGACAATTCCAACGCCGCCCCCGCCCCGATCGCCGCCAACAGGTTATAGACGTTATAGCGCCCGACGAGAGGAGATCGGATTTCCATTTCTCCCATCGGGCTTGCCACCGTCATCCTGATTCCCCCCGGACCGATCTCCATCGACTTCGGATAGAATTGGCCTCGCTCGGAGATCCCGTAGCCCCAACACCGGCCCGGGATCTCTTCCCGGATTCTCCTTCCCCAAGGATCATCGAGGTTCACCAGCGTCGTCCCGGCTTGATCGAAGAGCTTTCGCTTCGCAGCGAAATAGGCCTCGATCGTTCCGTGGTAATCGAGGTGGTCCTGGGTCAGGTTCGTAAAGATCGCCGTGTCGAACCAACATCCCTCCACCCGTCCTTGGTCGAGCGCGTGAGAGGAAACTTCCATGACCGCATGGGTCGCGCCGGCCCCTCTCATCTCCGCAAAAAGCGCCTGTAGCTCCATCGGCCCGGGGGTGGTATGCGTTGCCGGCCGGACGGCATTCCCCAAGTCGAACCGGACCGTTCCGATCAGTCCCGTGTTGAAACCGGCCGTTCTCAAAAGCGCCTGGATCAGGAAAGTCGTCGTCGTCTTTCCATTGGTGCCGGTCACCCCGATAAGATGAAGACCATCGGTCGGATTCCCATAAAAATAAGAGGAAAGATGAGCGAGCGCTTGCCGGGCATCGGACACCTGAATATAAGTGATCGGGCGATCTTCCTTCCGAGATGTCGCGTTAAGGGTGCTCGCCGGGGTAGTCACCGGCCCCTCCGCGACAACGACGGTCGCACCGTGCTCAATCGCTTCCGAAATAAACCGGCGGCCGTCCTGCTTTGACCCGGCCACAGCGACGAAAAGCCCCCCCGGCGCGACATTCCTTGAATCGGACGCGATCGACCCGATCTCCAGATCGGTTTTCCCGGAGACCGCCACGGTCGAAAAAAGGGTCAACCAGTCATTCAGCTTCAAACACGTTCCTCGGCGCGCGACGTGTCCCCAGACCGCTCGACGCGACCGCATCGGATACCTTCACGGCCGAGGCGGTTCCCCGCACCTTCGGAGCGCTTCGCGCTTTCAGTGAAGCGGTCAAGACCTGCTCGTTCAGCGACGGCTGCGGCGGAACCTTCAGATAGTGGAGAACCTCCCGGCCGATCGTGGAAAAAACCGGCGCGGCGACCGTCCCCCCCCATCCCTCCCCTTCCGGCTCATCGATCATCACAAGAATCGCCACGGCCGGATCTTCCGCCGGCGCAAAGCCGACGAAGGAGCTGACAAAAGCATGCCGGGAGTAGCGGCCCGTCGCGGGATCGATCTTTTGCGCCGTGCCTGTTTTTCCCGCAACCGAATATCCCGGAATCGCCGCCAGCAGCCCTGTTCCTGATTTCGAAACAACCCCTTCGAGAATTCGAACCATCTCCTGGGCCGTCCCCTCCGAAACCGCCCGCCGGCGGACCTGAGGCGACGACTCCCTGACCACTCTTCCCTCGCCGCCGACGCGCTGAAGATCGATCTCCTTGACCTGCCGGATCAGATGCGGGGTCATCAACCACCCTCCGTTCGCAATGGCAGAGACCGCGGTGATCACCTGCAGCGGGGTGACGCCGATCTCCTGACCGATCGAGATCGAAGCGAGAGAGCGCTTTGACCACTGCTTCGGGTCCCGGACCAGGCCGGGCATCTCCCCGAGCAGATCGATTCCGAGACGCTCTCCAAACCCGAAGGCGCGGATGTAGTCGGACATCCGTTTCTCGCCGAGACGCTGCGCCACCTTCGCCGTCCCGATGTTGCTCGACTTCGCGATGACCTGGTGAAAAGGAACCACGCCGACCGGGTCGTGATCATTCATCACCGTTCCGAAGATTCGATAGGATCCCTCCTCGCAGTCGATCATCTCGTTCGGATCGACCACCTTCTCTTCGAGCGCCGCGGCGGCGGTCACAATTTTAAAGGTAGAGCCCGGCTCATAGGCGTCGGTGATCGCCCGGTTGCGCCACTCGGAGGGTTGATGCGTTCGGACCGTATTGGGATTGAAGCGCGGCCGGACCGCCATTGCCAAGATCTCCCCGCTCCAGGGATCCATCACGATGATCGTTCCCCCCTTGGCGCGCGTCTGATCGACCACCCGGTCGAGTTCCCGCTCGCTGATATGCTGAATCACTTCATCAACCGTAAGGTAGAGATCTTTGCCGCGAGAGGGGGCGATATAATTCAGATCTTTCGGGAAGATCGATTTTCCGTGGGCATCTCTCTCCAAGACCAGCCATCCCTTTTCTCCCCGAAGGGTGGTGTCATATTTCAGCTCGATCCCCTCCAGGCCGCGGTTGTCGAGACCGGCGAATCCCAAGAGATGGCCGAAGAGGGCCCGCTTCGGATAAAAGCGCTGGCTCTCCATGACGAATCCGATTCCGTCCAATTGAAGACGCCGGATCTCCTCCGCCTTCGCCGGATCGATTTTCCGGGCCAGCCAAACGAAGCTCTTTCCATCGTCCAATTTTTTCGCCAGGTTTTTCGGGTCGATCTTTAAAATCGGCCCCAGCTTTCGGGAAACCGCCGCGGAATTCCGGATCTCTCCCGGAACGGCATAAACCGACGGAACCTCGACATTCATGGCAAGGACAGTCCCGCTTCGATCGTAAATGGCCCCCCGCTCCGCCTCGATCGAAACATGCTTCTCGTGCTCGCGTTCGGCCCTCTTCGACCATTCGTCGTGCTGGAACACCTGCAACACGACGAGGCGAACCGAAACGAGAAGGAATCCGACCGTCAAAAGAGAAGAGACCAGAAACAATGCAGCCATTCCCCCACGTTTATTTCTGGAGGAACCGGGCACAAGCCTCTCCCCGGGGGTGGAGCGTTTGAAAATCATTGCGCTCTTCCTCCCTTCCCTTCCGGGGCTTCCCTTCCGTCTTTTGCTTGCCGGATATAGACGCGCTGTTCAGGAAGGATCGGAGACATTTTCAACTGACGCGCGGCAATTTGCTCAACCCGTTCGATCGCACTTAAGCTCTCCGCCTCGACCAAGAGGGTTTGATGAATACGGCGCAACTCCGCCTTCTGCTGGTGGAGCTGCTCGATCTCATAGCCAAGATGGATCATCTGGTTGCGCTGCCAGAGGGAGAGAAAAACAAAAAAGAGAATCGCCCCTCCCAGAATGAAGAAGGCAATCCGTGACTCCAATTGGCGAAACCACTCGTTCATGCGGCCCTCTCAAGGGCGCGGAGTTTGGCGCTTCGCGCCCTCGGATTCCGCGCAATCTCCTCTGGTCCCGCCTGGATCGGCTTCTTGTAAAGATTCACGAAACGGCGCGGCTCCTGCATCGCCCATTTCTTGAACGTCTGCTTGACGAGCCGATCCTCCAGGGAATGGAATGAAATGACGACCAGCCGCCCTCCTACCGCCAGCAGAGAGACGGCCGTTTCCAAGCCGGCTTCCAGTTGCGCCATCTCTTGATTGACGACCATCCGGAACGCCTGAAAGGTCCTCGTCGCCGGGTGGATTCGGCCGTGGCGCTCTTTTGCAGGATACGCCCGCCAAATCGCCCCCTCCAGCTCTTCCGTTCGGGTGATCGGTCCGCTCTCCGATCGAAAACGGATGATCGAGGAGGCGATCCGCTTGGCCCATCGCTCCTCTCCATACGTCCGGATAATCTCGACCAGTTCGTGTTCGGTGGCGCGATTGACCCAATCGGCCGCCGTTTCTTTTTCCGTTTGGCTCATCCGCATATCGAGGGGACCCGGTTTCTGAAATGAGAATCCTCGCTCCGGCCGATCCAATTGGAGAGAAGAGATCCCGAGGTCGAAAAGAAGACCATCGACCTCCTTCAGATTGAGTTCCGCCGCAATGCTCGAGAGTTCATTGAAAGAACCTTTACGAAGAATGATCCGATCGCGGTAAGGATGAAGCCGTTTTTCCGCCAAGGCAAGCGCCTCCTCATCCCGATCGAGTCCGACGACCCGTCCTTCGGGATTTGTCGCGGCAAGGATCGCCTCCGTATGACCTCCCAATCCAACGGTGCAATCGAGATAGCGTTTTCTTCCGTTTGGTTTGCAGTCCAAGGCGATGAGAACCTCTTCGACGAGAACAGGCTGGTGGATCCGCCCCCCTTCATCTTCTCTTTCCGAGAAACTCGGTTCGACCATTGCTGCGAGCACTTGTTGAATCGCCTTGAAGGGTTTTTACTTCTCGATGGCGCTCGGATCACAAATTCTATCGAAATCTTTACACGGAGTGGAAAGCGATTTCAAAACTGATTTTCAGGAGAATCGTGGATGTCGGCTCGCCCGCTCACATCCCCAAGCTGGCCAACGCCTCCTGAATTCGCTCGCTGTTTTCGGTCACGAGCGCCTCATTCTCCTGCCATTTTTGCGGGCTCCAAATCTCGAATCGATTTTCAATTCCGACGACAAGGACGTCGCCGTTGACCTGCGCATATTCCCGGAGCGGCGGAGAAAGAAGGATCCGCCCTTGTTTGTCGAGCGGACATTCGGTCGCGCGGGAATAAAAAAATCTTAAAAAATTCTTGACCCCTTTGTCCATGGTCGGCAGCTTTTTCGCCTTCTCGGTCATTACGTTCCACTCTTGAAGCGGATATGCCGCCAGGCACCGATCGAGATCGGTGGTGATGATGACGGTGCCGTTGGAGTAGGCGTTCAAAAACTCCCTAAACTTTACCGGGATACTCAATCGCCCTTTCGCGTCAATCGTATGCTGGTATTTCCCCAGGAACACGCTACCCCCTCAGCGAAACCCCACTTCATCCCACTTTGGGGGGAATTATACCCCAGCTTTCCACTTTGTCAAGAGAAAAAGGGCCGATGTCCCAAAAGGTTATACCGGGTAGACATGAGGAGGGAGGCGCTGACAGAAAGCGACCAGAATGTTATCGAAATATTTGATTCGGAAGTGTTTTTTCTGAGCGTTCTGAGACGATCGGGCGTTTTCAGGCGGTGGATGAGGGACCAGCTGTTGGGCGTTGACCGATCAGCTCCCCCTATAGGTAGAACCCCAAATTGAAGTATGCGTTAGAACCGTCCTCCAAAAAATATTCTCGACATTCTCACATCGATCCTTACTCTCCGAGATATTCTTAGTCATTTCCTCTAATCGTCAAATATTTTTCTTATCGCGGCACGATTGAAAATAAAATGAAGCTCCTCCCATGCAGCTTCATCGTCATCTAAAAGCGGCTAAAATGCCTTGACATTCGAGATGCTTATTTGATAAGTTTCCATATTCCTCAATAAGTTGGCTACTATATAACACTGATTTAAAATGGCTGTCAAGAAAGCGGCATGATGCGCGTTAAAATCAATGGAAAACAAGAAGAAGTTCAAGAGACAACGCTTTCAGATCTGCTCAAGGCAAAGAATATCGAGCCCCGAATGGTCACCGTTGAATTGAACGCCAAAATGGTCGATCGATCCAGCCTGGATCAAACCCGCATCCGCGAGGGAGATGAGATCGAATTCCTCTTTTTCATGGGGGGCGGATCCGAGACAAAATTGCTTTAAACCATTCCAGTTAGGAATCTCATGAAATCACATCCGAATGTCACCGAATTAATTGGGCGAACCCCGATGGTTCAATTGAACCGGTTCGCCGACGATGAAAGCGCCCGCCTCTTTGCAAAGGTCGAATTCTTCAATCCCGGTGGAAGCGTGAAAGACAGAATCTGCCTCAGCATGATCGAGGCGGCCGAGCAGTCCGGGAAGCTCCGGCCGGGGGGAACGATGGTAGAGCCGACCAGCGGCAACACCGGAATCGGTCTCGCCCTGGTCGCCGCGGTCCGCGGATACAAGTTGATTCTCGTCATGCCCGAATCGATGAGCATGGAGCGGGCCAGCCTGCTCTCTTCCTACGGCGCCCAACTTGTCCTCACCCCCGCCTGGGAGGGGATGCGCGGCGCCATCAAAGAGGCGGAGAGCATTATCGAGCAAAACCCAAATTACTTCATGCCGAATCAGTTCTCGAACCCTGCGAATCCTGAGGTCCACCGGAAGACGACCGGGCCGGAGATCCTGGAAGCGCTGGACGGAAAGGTCGATGCCTTTGTCGTCGGGGTCGGGACGGGCGGGACGATTACCGGGGTTGGCGAAGTGCTCAAGGCGAAGAATCCGAAGACGATGATTGTGGCGGTCGAGCCGTCCGCCTCGCCGGTCCTCTCCGGCGGGGAGCCGGGTCCGCAT contains:
- a CDS encoding penicillin-binding protein 2, whose protein sequence is MAALFLVSSLLTVGFLLVSVRLVVLQVFQHDEWSKRAEREHEKHVSIEAERGAIYDRSGTVLAMNVEVPSVYAVPGEIRNSAAVSRKLGPILKIDPKNLAKKLDDGKSFVWLARKIDPAKAEEIRRLQLDGIGFVMESQRFYPKRALFGHLLGFAGLDNRGLEGIELKYDTTLRGEKGWLVLERDAHGKSIFPKDLNYIAPSRGKDLYLTVDEVIQHISERELDRVVDQTRAKGGTIIVMDPWSGEILAMAVRPRFNPNTVRTHQPSEWRNRAITDAYEPGSTFKIVTAAAALEEKVVDPNEMIDCEEGSYRIFGTVMNDHDPVGVVPFHQVIAKSSNIGTAKVAQRLGEKRMSDYIRAFGFGERLGIDLLGEMPGLVRDPKQWSKRSLASISIGQEIGVTPLQVITAVSAIANGGWLMTPHLIRQVKEIDLQRVGGEGRVVRESSPQVRRRAVSEGTAQEMVRILEGVVSKSGTGLLAAIPGYSVAGKTGTAQKIDPATGRYSRHAFVSSFVGFAPAEDPAVAILVMIDEPEGEGWGGTVAAPVFSTIGREVLHYLKVPPQPSLNEQVLTASLKARSAPKVRGTASAVKVSDAVASSGLGTRRAPRNVFEAE
- a CDS encoding cell division protein FtsL is translated as MNEWFRQLESRIAFFILGGAILFFVFLSLWQRNQMIHLGYEIEQLHQQKAELRRIHQTLLVEAESLSAIERVEQIAARQLKMSPILPEQRVYIRQAKDGREAPEGKGGRAQ
- the rsmH gene encoding 16S rRNA (cytosine(1402)-N(4))-methyltransferase RsmH, encoding MLAAMVEPSFSEREDEGGRIHQPVLVEEVLIALDCKPNGRKRYLDCTVGLGGHTEAILAATNPEGRVVGLDRDEEALALAEKRLHPYRDRIILRKGSFNELSSIAAELNLKEVDGLLFDLGISSLQLDRPERGFSFQKPGPLDMRMSQTEKETAADWVNRATEHELVEIIRTYGEERWAKRIASSIIRFRSESGPITRTEELEGAIWRAYPAKERHGRIHPATRTFQAFRMVVNQEMAQLEAGLETAVSLLAVGGRLVVISFHSLEDRLVKQTFKKWAMQEPRRFVNLYKKPIQAGPEEIARNPRARSAKLRALERAA
- the mraZ gene encoding division/cell wall cluster transcriptional repressor MraZ; translation: MFLGKYQHTIDAKGRLSIPVKFREFLNAYSNGTVIITTDLDRCLAAYPLQEWNVMTEKAKKLPTMDKGVKNFLRFFYSRATECPLDKQGRILLSPPLREYAQVNGDVLVVGIENRFEIWSPQKWQENEALVTENSERIQEALASLGM
- the thiS gene encoding sulfur carrier protein ThiS; the protein is MMRVKINGKQEEVQETTLSDLLKAKNIEPRMVTVELNAKMVDRSSLDQTRIREGDEIEFLFFMGGGSETKLL
- the cysK gene encoding cysteine synthase A, with product MKSHPNVTELIGRTPMVQLNRFADDESARLFAKVEFFNPGGSVKDRICLSMIEAAEQSGKLRPGGTMVEPTSGNTGIGLALVAAVRGYKLILVMPESMSMERASLLSSYGAQLVLTPAWEGMRGAIKEAESIIEQNPNYFMPNQFSNPANPEVHRKTTGPEILEALDGKVDAFVVGVGTGGTITGVGEVLKAKNPKTMIVAVEPSASPVLSGGEPGPHKIQGIGAGFVPNVLNRKIIDRVITVSDDDAYKTAKLLARQEGLLVGISSGANALAAQQIARELGRGKTVVTILPDTGERYISIEKYFNI